The following coding sequences are from one Liolophura sinensis isolate JHLJ2023 chromosome 12, CUHK_Ljap_v2, whole genome shotgun sequence window:
- the LOC135479542 gene encoding uncharacterized protein LOC135479542 produces MKLFIALTTCLFLATGSDAFLGKVGQFFKDVGHDIGQAAKPIGEELLSTLESTGKNLLSQTVQDLLLHLGNVGKREIDFIQKAAGFIKGVESFISNKVTQFKTLFGTVLNKLSAIQGKISNLSFLTEPISNLIEEIEHTVAGHNAIADTLLGKTVEEASNFLKPLLGGSRRGILDNLGLTNIGKSLADLFKPHIDSLKTLVTTAGNTLKQHATNLMNAVKGSVNELGTKLQTHVDTLKTHLGTITSTAGEALATLKDAVGQVMQDTFSSLHNPVNGIVNTLTNAAGTVVNHVASKLNPTQP; encoded by the exons ATGAAGTTGTTCATTGCCTTGACGACCTGCCTTTTCTTGGCTACGGGAAGCGATGCCTTCCTGGGGAAAGTCGGTCAATTTTTTAAAGACGTCGGCCACGACATCGGTCAGGCAGCGAAGCCCATTGGGGAAGAACTTCTGAGCACTCTGGAATCCACCGGGAAGAATCTTCTGTCTCAGACTGTACAAG ACCTTCTCCTCCACTTGGGAAACGTAGGCAAGAGAGAGATTGA CTTCATACAGAAAGCTGCGGGTTTCATCAAGGGTGTTGAATCATTCATCTCCAACAAGGTCACTCAGTTCAAGACTCTGTTCGGGACCGTTCTCAACAAACTGTCTGCCATCCAGGGCAAGATCTCCAACCTGTCCTTCCTCACCGAGCCCATCAGCAACCTAATCGAAGAGATTGAACACACCGTTG CTGGCCACAACGCCATCGCCGACACCCTTCTGGGAAAGACCGTCGAAGAGGCCAGCAACTTCCTGAAACCTCTGCTCGGAGGCAGCAGGAGAGGAATCCTAGACAACCTGGGCCTAACGAATATCGGAAAGTCCCTGGCCGACCTCTTCAAGCCCCACATCGATTCCCTGAAGACT TTGGTGACTACAGCCGGTAATACTCTGAAACAGCATGCCACGAACCTGATGAATGCCGTGAAGGGCTCCGTCAATGAGCTGGGAACCAAGCTCCAGACCCACGTGGACACCCTGAAGACCCATCTGGGCACCATTACCAGTACCGCCGGGGAGGCCCTCGCCACCCTCAAGGACGCCGTCGGGCAAGTCATGC agGACACGTTTTCCAGCCTGCACAACCCGGTGAATGGCATCGTGAACACCTTGACCAATGCCGCTGGTACCGTGGTCAACCACGTCGCCTCCAAACTGAACCCGACCCAGCCTTAA